In Candidatus Dormiibacterota bacterium, one DNA window encodes the following:
- a CDS encoding dioxygenase, whose translation MTAATTPPRLTTDPETTERLRHCVLRAVAAVHELARELRLTETELHALVGFLTEVGRADEFMLLSDITHTSILVDALGQPADADGATSSNVEGPLYRPGSPLVDTPAVLDHAGQGDDALLLRGRVVEAASGTPLGGAIVEIWQANQQGLYENQDAAQPDGNLRGRVRCDAQGGYEVRTVVPGPYRIATTAGPVLALLTSLGRHDNRPAHIHVKASAEGHEALTTMLFIAGDPWLGDDVIGAVKPELVVTPRPTELPGVAAPRRAFAVEFEIALRPAPATSKSPSGARP comes from the coding sequence ATGACCGCTGCGACCACTCCTCCCCGGCTCACCACCGACCCCGAGACCACCGAGCGGCTGCGTCACTGCGTCCTCCGCGCCGTCGCCGCCGTCCACGAGCTGGCCCGCGAGCTGCGCCTCACCGAGACGGAGCTCCACGCCCTGGTGGGCTTCCTCACCGAGGTGGGCAGGGCCGACGAGTTCATGCTCCTGAGCGACATCACCCACACCTCGATCCTGGTCGACGCGCTCGGCCAGCCCGCCGATGCCGATGGGGCGACGTCGAGCAACGTCGAGGGTCCCCTCTACCGGCCCGGCTCGCCCCTGGTCGACACCCCCGCGGTGCTCGACCACGCCGGCCAGGGGGACGACGCGCTGCTGCTCCGCGGACGCGTCGTCGAGGCGGCGTCGGGCACGCCCCTGGGGGGCGCCATCGTCGAGATCTGGCAGGCCAACCAGCAGGGTCTCTACGAGAACCAGGACGCCGCCCAACCCGACGGCAACCTGCGCGGGCGGGTGCGCTGCGACGCGCAGGGGGGCTACGAGGTGCGCACCGTGGTGCCCGGCCCGTACCGGATCGCCACCACCGCCGGCCCGGTCCTGGCGCTCCTCACCTCGCTGGGCCGGCACGACAACCGGCCCGCGCACATCCACGTGAAGGCGAGCGCGGAGGGCCACGAGGCGCTGACCACGATGCTCTTCATCGCCGGCGATCCCTGGCTGGGGGACGACGTCATCGGCGCGGTGAAGCCCGAGCTCGTCGTCACCCCGCGGCCCACCGAGCTGCCCGGCGTCGCCGCCCCACGGCGGGCGTTCGCCGTCGAGTTCGAGATCGCGCTGCGCCCGGCTCCGGCTACGTCGAAGAGCCCGTCCGGCGCACGCCCCTGA
- a CDS encoding maleylacetate reductase — protein MIREFTWEALPARVVSGRGALGRVGAEVERLGGRRVLLIGGGRSTAAPLASIAAQLGDRVAGVVPSAAQHVPDLIAAEATERGRAAAVDAVVSVGGGSATGLGKAVVLALDVPLVAVPTTYSGSEMTPIHGRTRDGRKQTGRDLRVLPRAVVYDPELCAGMPPRLAAASGMNALAHCAEALWVAAANPITSALALEGMRRLLRGLPRVVSDPGDVDGHAECLAGACLAGTALAQVGGGIHHRTCHVLGGGWNLPHAETHGIVLPHAVALVSPRAPAAMAQLTSVLDGEPAEALFELAASMGLPTALAAVGMPADALDEAADRIAAASEGDPLAGGRSGIRAMLDDAFRGSRPAASPAARPS, from the coding sequence GTGATCCGGGAGTTCACCTGGGAGGCGCTGCCCGCGCGGGTGGTCTCCGGACGCGGTGCCCTCGGCCGGGTCGGCGCCGAGGTCGAGCGTCTCGGGGGCCGGCGCGTCCTGCTCATCGGCGGCGGCCGGTCGACCGCGGCCCCGCTCGCGAGCATCGCCGCCCAGCTCGGCGACCGGGTCGCCGGCGTCGTCCCCAGCGCCGCGCAGCACGTCCCCGACCTCATCGCCGCCGAGGCGACCGAGCGCGGCCGCGCCGCGGCGGTGGACGCGGTGGTCAGCGTGGGTGGCGGCTCCGCCACCGGCCTCGGCAAGGCCGTCGTCCTCGCCCTCGACGTGCCCCTCGTCGCCGTCCCGACAACCTACTCGGGGTCGGAGATGACGCCGATCCACGGACGCACCCGCGACGGCCGCAAGCAGACCGGCCGTGACCTCCGGGTGCTCCCCCGGGCGGTCGTGTACGATCCCGAGCTCTGCGCCGGGATGCCGCCACGGCTCGCGGCCGCGTCGGGCATGAACGCGCTCGCCCACTGCGCCGAGGCGCTCTGGGTGGCGGCCGCGAACCCGATCACCTCGGCGCTGGCGCTCGAGGGGATGCGCCGCCTGCTGCGCGGGCTGCCGCGGGTGGTGTCCGACCCCGGGGACGTCGACGGGCACGCCGAGTGCCTCGCCGGGGCCTGCCTGGCCGGCACCGCGCTCGCCCAGGTCGGCGGCGGCATCCACCACCGCACCTGCCACGTCCTCGGCGGCGGCTGGAACCTGCCCCACGCCGAGACCCACGGCATCGTGCTCCCGCATGCGGTCGCGCTGGTGTCGCCGCGCGCTCCGGCGGCGATGGCGCAGCTCACCTCGGTGCTCGACGGCGAGCCGGCCGAGGCGCTCTTCGAGCTGGCCGCGTCGATGGGCCTGCCCACCGCGCTCGCCGCCGTCGGCATGCCCGCCGACGCTCTCGACGAGGCCGCCGACCGGATCGCCGCGGCGAGCGAGGGCGATCCCCTCGCCGGCGGCCGGAGCGGCATCCGCGCGATGCTCGACGATGCCTTTCGCGGCAGCCGGCCGGCCGCGAGCCCCGCTGCCCGGCCGAGCTGA
- a CDS encoding fumarylacetoacetate hydrolase family protein — MRVANVRGRLSLLTDEGAVDVAAASAGRFGPDPQSVWSDWGRFVDWAAALGPQPAAAYAPENLRPPVPRPGQIFAIGLNYWDNAEEAELDLPDHPVTFTKFPSCITGPWTTLALPSDRVDWEVELVVVVGREAHRIDAARAWSVVAGVTVGQDLSERDVQHRPPAPQFCLGKSFPGFGPIGPAVVTIDELPDPDDLELGCRINGEELQRGRTSSMIFTVPELVGRLSEIVTLRPGDLIFTGTPAGVGAVRTPPRYLRPGDVLESYVTGVGEMRHPLVGNGRNGRNGRR, encoded by the coding sequence ATGCGTGTCGCGAACGTGCGGGGACGGCTCTCGCTGCTCACCGACGAGGGGGCGGTGGATGTCGCTGCGGCCAGCGCGGGGAGGTTCGGTCCCGACCCCCAGTCGGTCTGGTCCGACTGGGGCCGGTTCGTCGACTGGGCGGCCGCGCTCGGGCCGCAGCCGGCGGCGGCCTACGCGCCGGAGAACCTGCGCCCCCCGGTCCCGCGTCCCGGGCAGATCTTCGCCATCGGGTTGAACTACTGGGACAACGCCGAGGAGGCGGAGCTCGACCTGCCCGATCACCCTGTCACCTTCACCAAGTTCCCCAGCTGCATCACCGGCCCCTGGACCACCCTGGCACTGCCGAGCGACCGGGTCGACTGGGAGGTGGAGCTGGTGGTGGTGGTGGGCCGGGAGGCCCACCGGATCGACGCCGCGCGCGCCTGGTCGGTGGTCGCCGGGGTGACGGTGGGACAGGACCTGTCGGAGCGCGACGTGCAGCATCGGCCGCCGGCGCCGCAGTTCTGCCTCGGGAAGTCGTTCCCCGGGTTCGGCCCGATCGGCCCGGCGGTCGTCACCATCGACGAGCTCCCCGACCCCGACGACCTCGAGCTCGGCTGCCGTATCAACGGCGAGGAGCTCCAGAGAGGGCGGACGTCGTCGATGATCTTCACGGTGCCCGAGCTGGTGGGGCGTCTCTCGGAGATCGTCACCCTGCGCCCCGGCGACCTGATCTTCACGGGCACGCCCGCGGGTGTCGGCGCCGTGCGTACCCCACCCCGGTATCTGCGCCCCGGCGACGTGCTGGAGAGCTACGTGACCGGGGTGGGGGAGATGCGCCACCCCCTGGTCGGCAACGGCCGGAACGGCCGGAACGGCCGGCGGTGA
- a CDS encoding SRPBCC family protein — translation MSSTRATRRINAARAVVYRALLDAQAIARWRVPAGMTSRVHEFDAREGGAFRVSLSYDAHDGTGKTAAHTDTYHGRFVRLLPDRQVVEVLEFETADPELRGVMTMTTTLTDADGGGTDVLIVHEGIPRGVPPADNETGTRMALAKLAALVEAGGTEPWTSPPRPGDDEAEPVSPLA, via the coding sequence ATGAGCTCGACCCGTGCCACCCGTCGCATCAACGCGGCACGTGCGGTGGTGTATCGCGCACTGCTCGATGCACAGGCGATCGCGCGGTGGAGGGTGCCGGCGGGGATGACCAGCCGGGTGCACGAGTTCGACGCCCGCGAGGGTGGCGCGTTCCGGGTCTCGCTCAGCTACGACGCGCACGACGGCACCGGGAAGACGGCGGCGCACACCGACACCTACCACGGCCGCTTCGTGAGGCTGCTGCCCGACCGGCAGGTGGTCGAGGTGCTCGAGTTCGAGACCGCGGATCCCGAGCTGCGCGGCGTGATGACGATGACCACGACGCTCACCGACGCGGACGGCGGTGGCACCGATGTCCTGATCGTGCACGAGGGGATCCCCCGCGGGGTTCCGCCCGCCGACAACGAGACCGGCACACGGATGGCGCTCGCGAAACTCGCCGCGCTGGTCGAGGCCGGCGGGACGGAACCGTGGACGTCGCCGCCGCGGCCGGGCGACGACGAGGCGGAACCGGTGTCGCCACTGGCCTGA
- a CDS encoding BTAD domain-containing putative transcriptional regulator — MSTAEIQPADAIQITLVNRFTVRTARGSDVALPGGRAAALLRLLVLHRGEVVDVHRIVDALWTDAPPDQAPRVVASLVSRLRQALGRGRIRGGPTGYTLDRDGCTVDLDEAAAMVREAEVQAAAARSPLAGLAAAQALELLGSGRLGGEDDEAVPVDAARREAERLVRRSRRVQWTAALRLGEHSAALSAAEAAVDADPLDEEAHRAVMRAHHAAGRLGAALDAHRRLNTVLADELGIGPSAESRALHHALLRSQPLPEESGPALPSAPGAEPGGQALLVGRARELAHLTSAWSDAVAGSSRTVLLTGAGGQGRTRLAAELERFAQQTGGMVATTRGHEATGSLFLQPLVDAVRGCLEQLPPDRAREAVAPWPGQQGSPMPDVVALLGDQGSRPVSARVECTRALEAMVSVILRIAARTPLMLIVEDADATDVATVGALHLIASRLRSSPAGAHHLLLLVTARHGEDDAVQAALAGIADHLPLGPLRQVDVEELARHLGVPDIARQVHEATGGHALLASEMLHEASRHVPWTTQRQPSKAACDLVLGCVRRAGAEVEHLLRVAAALDDDSFDVEVLADLTETSLEHAARGVERALWMGLVQAVGSRVRFANPVIRRVLVDTTPEPLQASRRRRAARLARPSRRAGAAVLAVGLAPVRPERSRRNVAATATVRMRPGAGDPTAEETAWRRWEPGPRTSAGSRPGVATPERPRSESRPRPCPAPPASPAG; from the coding sequence ATGTCGACCGCCGAGATCCAGCCCGCGGATGCGATCCAGATCACGCTCGTCAACCGCTTCACGGTGCGAACGGCGCGCGGATCCGATGTGGCGCTGCCCGGCGGCAGGGCGGCGGCGCTGCTGCGCCTCCTCGTCCTGCATCGGGGCGAGGTGGTCGACGTGCACCGGATCGTCGACGCCCTCTGGACCGACGCGCCGCCGGACCAGGCGCCGCGGGTGGTGGCGTCGCTGGTGAGCCGCCTGCGCCAGGCCCTCGGCCGGGGCCGCATCCGCGGCGGACCCACCGGCTACACCCTCGACCGCGACGGCTGCACCGTCGACCTCGACGAGGCGGCCGCGATGGTGCGCGAGGCGGAGGTGCAGGCCGCCGCCGCGAGGTCGCCGCTCGCTGGGCTGGCGGCGGCGCAGGCGCTCGAGCTGCTCGGGTCGGGCCGCCTCGGCGGGGAGGACGACGAGGCGGTGCCGGTCGACGCCGCCCGTCGCGAGGCCGAACGGCTGGTGCGACGGTCGCGGCGGGTGCAGTGGACCGCGGCGCTGCGCCTCGGCGAGCACTCGGCAGCGCTGTCCGCCGCCGAGGCGGCCGTCGACGCCGACCCGCTCGACGAGGAGGCGCACCGGGCGGTGATGCGCGCCCACCACGCGGCCGGACGGCTGGGCGCGGCGCTCGATGCCCACCGGCGGCTCAACACCGTCCTCGCCGACGAGCTCGGCATCGGCCCGTCGGCGGAGTCGCGCGCTCTGCACCACGCCCTGCTGCGGTCCCAGCCGCTGCCGGAGGAGTCCGGCCCCGCGCTCCCCAGCGCACCCGGTGCCGAGCCGGGGGGTCAGGCCCTCCTGGTGGGACGCGCGCGCGAGCTCGCCCACCTGACCTCCGCCTGGAGCGACGCCGTCGCCGGCAGCTCCCGCACCGTGCTCCTCACCGGCGCCGGGGGCCAGGGCCGCACCCGGCTCGCCGCCGAGCTCGAGCGGTTCGCCCAGCAGACCGGCGGGATGGTGGCCACCACCCGTGGTCACGAGGCGACCGGGTCGCTGTTCCTCCAGCCGCTCGTCGACGCGGTGCGGGGCTGCCTCGAGCAGCTGCCGCCGGACCGGGCGCGCGAGGCCGTGGCTCCGTGGCCGGGGCAGCAGGGCAGCCCGATGCCCGACGTCGTCGCGCTGCTCGGCGATCAGGGATCGCGTCCGGTCAGCGCCCGGGTCGAGTGCACCCGGGCGCTGGAGGCGATGGTCTCGGTCATCCTGCGGATCGCCGCGCGGACGCCGCTGATGCTCATCGTCGAGGACGCCGACGCCACCGATGTCGCGACCGTCGGCGCCCTCCACCTGATCGCCTCGCGGCTGCGCTCGAGCCCGGCCGGGGCGCACCACCTCCTCCTCCTCGTCACCGCGCGGCACGGCGAGGACGACGCGGTGCAGGCGGCCCTCGCAGGGATCGCCGACCACCTCCCCCTCGGCCCGCTGCGGCAGGTCGACGTGGAGGAGCTCGCCCGGCACCTCGGCGTGCCCGACATCGCCCGCCAGGTCCACGAGGCCACCGGGGGTCACGCCCTGCTCGCCAGCGAGATGCTGCACGAGGCGTCGCGCCACGTCCCGTGGACCACGCAGCGGCAGCCCTCGAAGGCCGCCTGCGACCTCGTGCTCGGGTGCGTGCGACGGGCGGGCGCGGAGGTCGAGCACCTGCTCCGGGTCGCCGCCGCGCTCGACGACGACAGCTTCGACGTGGAGGTCCTCGCCGACCTCACCGAGACCAGCCTGGAGCACGCCGCGCGCGGCGTCGAGCGGGCCCTGTGGATGGGCCTGGTCCAGGCGGTCGGCTCCCGCGTCCGGTTCGCCAACCCGGTGATCCGCCGGGTGCTGGTGGACACCACCCCCGAGCCCCTGCAGGCCAGCCGCCGGCGGCGCGCCGCCCGGCTCGCCCGCCCGTCGCGCCGCGCCGGGGCGGCGGTGCTGGCGGTGGGGCTGGCCCCCGTCCGACCGGAGCGTTCGCGGCGCAACGTCGCTGCAACGGCGACGGTGAGGATGCGACCCGGAGCAGGGGATCCGACCGCGGAGGAGACGGCATGGCGACGCTGGGAGCCTGGCCCACGAACGAGCGCAGGATCTCGCCCCGGGGTGGCGACCCCGGAACGGCCGCGATCGGAGAGCCGTCCCCGGCCGTGTCCGGCGCCCCCAGCCAGCCCCGCTGGCTGA
- a CDS encoding aldo/keto reductase — MRQIRLGRSDLMVSRVALGTWQLGGDWGATDESAAIAAIRRAADRGVTLFDTAQGYGFGASERLLARALEGRPRDQVVIATKGGLRPHGDGIVRDASPAWIRRGVEASLGALDTDHLDLYQVHWPDPRVPFEETAGAVGELVAEGKVRHAGISNFSPEEMDAFGASLPVETLQAPYHLFRREIEHGVLPYTAWHDIGVLAYGPLAHGLLGGRLSAGHRFAPGDWRARSAVFRGEPYRRNLEVVAALEQLARDELGVSVSRLAVAWTLANPAVHVAIVGTRSPDHVDDAVAAAELDLDDEVLGRIDDIMGDAVSVGGPSPEIV, encoded by the coding sequence ATGAGGCAGATCAGGCTCGGACGGAGCGACCTGATGGTGTCGCGTGTCGCCCTCGGCACCTGGCAGCTCGGCGGGGACTGGGGGGCGACGGACGAGTCCGCCGCGATCGCCGCGATCCGCCGCGCCGCGGACCGGGGCGTGACCCTCTTCGACACCGCGCAGGGATACGGCTTCGGCGCCTCCGAGCGGCTCCTCGCCCGAGCGCTCGAGGGGCGGCCGCGCGACCAGGTGGTCATCGCCACCAAGGGCGGGCTGCGGCCCCACGGCGACGGCATCGTGCGGGACGCCAGCCCGGCGTGGATCCGGCGGGGGGTGGAGGCGAGCCTCGGCGCCCTCGACACCGACCACCTCGACCTCTACCAGGTGCACTGGCCGGATCCGAGGGTGCCGTTCGAGGAGACCGCCGGCGCGGTCGGCGAGCTGGTGGCCGAGGGGAAGGTGCGGCACGCCGGCATCTCGAACTTCAGCCCCGAGGAGATGGACGCGTTCGGCGCCTCGCTCCCGGTCGAGACGCTGCAGGCTCCGTATCACCTGTTCCGCCGCGAGATCGAACATGGCGTCCTGCCCTACACGGCGTGGCACGACATCGGCGTCCTCGCCTATGGCCCGCTCGCCCACGGTCTGCTGGGCGGCCGCCTCAGCGCCGGCCACCGCTTCGCGCCGGGCGACTGGCGCGCCCGGAGCGCGGTCTTCCGGGGCGAGCCCTACCGGCGCAACCTGGAGGTGGTCGCCGCCCTCGAGCAGCTCGCCCGCGACGAGCTCGGCGTCAGCGTGAGCCGCCTGGCCGTGGCCTGGACGCTGGCCAATCCGGCGGTCCACGTCGCCATCGTCGGCACCCGCAGCCCGGACCACGTCGACGACGCCGTCGCCGCCGCGGAGCTCGACCTCGACGACGAGGTGCTCGGCCGCATCGACGACATCATGGGCGACGCGGTGAGCGTCGGCGGACCCTCGCCCGAGATCGTCTGA
- a CDS encoding AAA family ATPase, translating to MVTLQGRRHECEVVDERLAAARSGKSSALVIRGDLGIGKSALLGYAMDSAVGFRIARAAGVQSEMELPFAGLHQLCGQMLGRLHRLPGPQRDALSGALGLTAGSAPDRFLVGLAVLSLLHEVAEDRPLLGVVEDAHWLDHASAQVLAFVARRLHAGPVALLFAVRDHSSPARFAGIPELELTGLPDADARMLIAAAIPGRLDEQVRDRIVAEAQGNPLALLELHRGLTSAELAGGFGLTSRQPLSGRIEGCFLRRVEALPADTRRLLVLAAVEPTGDPVLLWSAAERMGLGSEAATPAEAEGLFRVGTQVTFRHPLVRSAVQQAATPEECRSAHRALAEAIDPELSPDRRAWHRAEAAVGPDEEVAGDLERSAGQAHARGGVAAAAAFLERSAALTADPGRRAERRLAAAGAKLRAGAHDAALGLLSLAEVGPLDPLQSARLERLRAEIAFATSRGRDAPPLLIRAAQRLESLDPLLARETHLQALEAAMFAGRLGRGRGVLEAAEAARAAPPAPDPPRTIDLLLDCLATLLTDGWSAGVPLLRRALGAFEEEDELRWLGLAWITAADLWDDDATHCIATREVELAREAGALTILPIALNHLAGIHVHAGEITTAASLIEEAAAITDATGGARISYGALKLAAWRGRADTAALIAACVEDAEARGEGMLITVAEYATAVFENGRANYAAALAAARQASEQGGLVAVRVLPEYVEAAVRAGEPELAAAALARLTEQTQASRTECALGLEARSRALVSDGDAADRLYREAIDRLGRSRAAPQLARAHLLHGEWLRRERRRLEAREQLRIAHDMLVSMGAEAFAARAEHELLATGEHARRRTVETTAELTPQELQIAGLAQGGLSNQGIAARLFISPRTVEYHLHKVFTKLGIASRTQLRQALPPPPGAAPAGGSPGRRRPVGLRAIPGGAALDGSTRPGGFPWNGPASPEGAPDVPAAV from the coding sequence ATGGTCACACTGCAGGGGCGGCGCCACGAGTGCGAGGTGGTCGACGAGCGCCTCGCCGCGGCCCGCTCGGGGAAGAGCTCCGCCCTGGTGATCCGGGGCGATCTCGGGATCGGCAAGTCCGCCCTCCTCGGCTACGCGATGGACTCGGCGGTGGGCTTCCGCATCGCCCGCGCCGCCGGGGTGCAGTCGGAGATGGAGCTCCCCTTCGCCGGGCTGCACCAGCTCTGCGGACAGATGCTCGGCCGGCTCCACCGGCTTCCCGGCCCCCAGCGCGACGCGCTCAGCGGCGCCCTCGGGCTGACCGCCGGGTCCGCACCGGATCGCTTCCTGGTCGGCCTGGCGGTGCTCAGCCTGCTCCACGAGGTGGCCGAGGACCGGCCCCTGCTCGGGGTCGTCGAGGACGCCCACTGGCTGGACCACGCCTCCGCGCAGGTTCTGGCGTTCGTCGCCCGCCGCCTCCACGCGGGGCCGGTCGCCCTGCTCTTCGCGGTGCGCGACCACAGCTCGCCGGCCAGGTTCGCGGGGATCCCGGAGCTGGAGCTCACCGGCCTGCCCGACGCCGACGCGCGCATGCTGATCGCCGCGGCGATCCCGGGGCGGCTCGACGAGCAGGTGCGCGACCGCATCGTCGCCGAGGCCCAGGGCAACCCCCTCGCCCTCCTCGAGCTGCATCGCGGGCTGACCTCCGCCGAGCTCGCCGGCGGCTTCGGGCTGACCTCACGGCAGCCGCTGTCCGGCCGGATCGAGGGCTGCTTCCTGCGCCGGGTCGAGGCGCTGCCCGCGGACACCCGCCGGCTCCTCGTGCTCGCGGCCGTCGAGCCCACCGGCGACCCGGTGCTGCTCTGGAGCGCGGCCGAACGGATGGGCCTCGGCTCTGAGGCCGCGACCCCGGCCGAGGCCGAGGGGCTGTTCCGCGTCGGCACCCAGGTGACCTTCCGTCACCCGCTGGTGCGCTCGGCGGTCCAGCAGGCGGCGACGCCCGAGGAGTGCCGCAGCGCCCATCGCGCTCTCGCCGAGGCGATCGATCCCGAGCTGAGCCCGGATCGCCGTGCCTGGCATCGCGCCGAGGCGGCGGTCGGGCCCGACGAGGAGGTCGCCGGCGATCTCGAGCGCTCCGCTGGACAGGCGCACGCCCGGGGTGGCGTGGCGGCGGCGGCGGCCTTTCTCGAGCGGTCCGCCGCGCTGACCGCCGATCCCGGCCGCCGGGCGGAGCGCAGGCTCGCCGCGGCCGGCGCCAAGCTGCGCGCGGGGGCGCACGACGCCGCCCTCGGCCTTCTGTCCCTCGCCGAGGTGGGGCCGCTCGACCCGCTGCAGAGTGCCCGGCTGGAGCGGCTGCGCGCCGAGATCGCCTTCGCCACCAGCCGCGGCCGCGACGCCCCGCCGCTGCTCATCCGGGCGGCCCAACGGCTCGAGTCCCTGGATCCGCTGCTCGCCCGCGAGACCCACCTGCAGGCGCTCGAGGCGGCGATGTTCGCGGGCCGGCTCGGCCGCGGCCGCGGGGTGCTGGAGGCCGCGGAGGCGGCCCGGGCGGCGCCGCCGGCCCCCGACCCGCCGCGCACCATCGACCTCCTCCTCGACTGCCTGGCGACGCTGCTCACCGACGGCTGGTCGGCCGGCGTGCCCCTCCTGCGGCGGGCCCTGGGCGCGTTCGAGGAGGAGGACGAGCTCCGGTGGCTCGGCCTCGCCTGGATCACCGCCGCCGACCTGTGGGACGACGACGCCACCCACTGCATCGCCACCCGCGAGGTCGAGCTGGCCCGCGAGGCCGGCGCCCTCACCATCCTGCCGATCGCCCTCAACCACCTCGCCGGCATCCACGTCCACGCTGGCGAGATCACCACGGCGGCGTCCCTGATCGAGGAGGCGGCCGCCATCACCGACGCGACCGGCGGCGCGCGGATCAGCTACGGCGCCCTCAAGCTCGCCGCCTGGCGAGGACGGGCCGACACCGCGGCGCTGATCGCGGCGTGCGTCGAGGATGCCGAGGCCCGGGGTGAGGGGATGCTCATCACCGTCGCCGAGTACGCCACCGCGGTGTTCGAGAACGGCCGCGCCAACTACGCCGCCGCGCTGGCCGCCGCCCGGCAGGCGAGCGAGCAGGGGGGGCTGGTCGCCGTCCGGGTGCTGCCCGAGTACGTCGAGGCGGCGGTGCGCGCCGGCGAGCCCGAGCTGGCGGCCGCGGCCCTGGCCCGGCTCACCGAGCAGACCCAGGCGAGCCGGACGGAGTGCGCGCTCGGCCTCGAGGCCCGCTCCCGCGCCCTGGTCAGCGACGGCGACGCCGCCGACCGGCTCTATCGCGAGGCGATCGACCGCCTGGGCCGCAGCCGGGCGGCGCCGCAGCTGGCCCGTGCCCACCTCCTCCACGGGGAGTGGCTGCGCCGCGAGCGCCGGCGGCTGGAGGCACGCGAGCAGCTGCGCATCGCCCACGACATGCTGGTGTCGATGGGCGCCGAGGCCTTCGCCGCCCGCGCCGAGCACGAGCTCCTCGCCACCGGCGAGCACGCCCGCAGGCGGACGGTGGAGACGACCGCGGAGCTCACCCCACAGGAGCTCCAGATCGCCGGCCTCGCCCAGGGTGGGCTCTCCAACCAGGGGATCGCGGCCCGGCTGTTCATCAGCCCGCGCACCGTCGAGTACCACCTGCACAAGGTCTTCACCAAGCTGGGCATCGCCTCGCGCACCCAGCTCCGCCAGGCGCTGCCACCGCCGCCCGGGGCCGCGCCCGCCGGCGGATCCCCCGGACGTCGCCGGCCGGTGGGGCTGCGCGCCATCCCCGGCGGCGCGGCGCTCGACGGCTCGACGCGGCCCGGCGGGTTCCCGTGGAACGGCCCCGCCTCGCCCGAGGGTGCGCCCGACGTCCCTGCCGCGGTCTAG
- a CDS encoding beta-propeller fold lactonase family protein: protein MSIARTAALVGTGLLLAGCGSAGAAVPEVTIYVTNQLDNTLSVIDGGTHRVVATVPVGTSPTAVAVSPDGGSAYVAEGGDNAVAVLDTRTRTVRTTVALPAGSSPRGVALSRDGRLLYVADGGANAVSVVDTRGDRVVASVPVGTQPVSVAVTPDGGSVYVANSGSGDVSVIDTRTNRVRRAVATGRYPAGVAVAPDGGSVYVADELSADVAVIETRGGTVAARIPVGTGPFDVAAAPDGCCVYVADPGPGDLAVIDTHTRRVAATISIGPFLTDPFSVAATRDAIYVADQGANTVSVVDPRTRRVVATVATGGSPYGVAVAIRGRG from the coding sequence GTGAGCATCGCGCGGACGGCGGCCCTGGTGGGGACCGGCCTGCTCCTGGCCGGATGCGGTTCCGCCGGTGCCGCGGTTCCCGAGGTCACGATCTACGTCACCAACCAGCTCGACAACACGCTGTCGGTCATCGACGGCGGCACCCACCGGGTGGTCGCGACCGTGCCGGTGGGCACCTCGCCCACGGCGGTGGCGGTGTCCCCGGACGGCGGATCCGCCTACGTCGCGGAGGGCGGCGACAACGCCGTCGCGGTGCTCGACACCCGCACCAGGACGGTGCGCACGACGGTTGCGCTCCCCGCCGGAAGCAGCCCCCGGGGCGTGGCCCTGAGCCGAGACGGCCGCCTCCTCTACGTCGCCGACGGCGGCGCCAACGCCGTGTCGGTCGTCGACACCCGAGGCGACCGGGTCGTCGCCTCGGTGCCGGTCGGCACCCAGCCGGTGAGCGTCGCCGTCACCCCCGACGGAGGGTCGGTCTACGTCGCCAACAGCGGGTCCGGCGACGTGTCGGTGATCGACACCCGGACGAACCGGGTCCGGCGCGCCGTCGCGACCGGCCGCTACCCGGCGGGCGTGGCGGTCGCACCCGACGGCGGGTCGGTCTATGTCGCCGACGAGCTGTCGGCCGACGTCGCGGTCATCGAGACCCGGGGCGGCACGGTGGCGGCGCGGATCCCCGTGGGCACCGGCCCGTTCGACGTGGCCGCCGCCCCGGATGGCTGCTGCGTGTACGTCGCCGACCCCGGTCCCGGCGACCTCGCCGTCATCGACACCCACACCCGCCGGGTCGCGGCCACCATCTCCATCGGCCCCTTCCTCACCGACCCCTTCAGCGTGGCCGCCACACGGGACGCGATCTACGTCGCCGACCAGGGGGCGAACACGGTGTCGGTCGTCGACCCTCGAACCCGCCGCGTGGTGGCCACCGTGGCGACGGGCGGCAGCCCCTACGGGGTGGCGGTCGCCATCCGCGGGCGCGGCTGA